Proteins encoded by one window of Salvia splendens isolate huo1 chromosome 14, SspV2, whole genome shotgun sequence:
- the LOC121763974 gene encoding myb-related protein Hv1-like has product MARFPCCEREHVNKGAWTKEEDEILTKHINEHGVSNWNDLPRDAGLSRCGKSCRLRWINYLKPDLKRGSFTREETAAIIDLHRLLGNKWALIAAQLPGRTDNDIKNYWNTHVRRMLIGRGIDPQTHISLNPSLSINQNPRIFSTMIRNDAGFIVLMAANRRPGIILDLSTRPRPQTNLDLSIRPLPQINSDLSIKPRPQINLDLSIRPSPQINLDLSIRPPGNPY; this is encoded by the exons ATGGCTCGATTTCCTTGCTGTGAGAGGGAGCACGTTAACAAAGGAGCATGGACGAAGGAAGAAGACGAGATTCTCACCAAGCACATCAATGAGCATGGTGTGAGCAACTGGAATGATCTTCCTAGAGATGCTG GTCTGTCGAGATGCGGCAAAAGCTGCCGGCTTCGATGGATCAACTACCTCAAGCCTGATCTGAAGAGAGGAAGCTTCACCAGGGAAGAAACTGCAGCCATCATCGACCTCCATCGTTTGCTCGGGAACAA ATGGGCTCTTATTGCTGCCCAATTACCCGGGAGAACGGACAATGATATCAAGAACTATTGGAACACTCATGTCAGACGGATGCTCATCGGCCGTGGCATCGACCCTCAAACCCACATAAGCCTCAATCCGTCGCTATCGATAAACCAAAACCCTAGAATTTTCTCCACGATGATCAGAAATGACGCCGGTTTTATTGTTCTTATGGCTGCAAATCGTCGTCCAGGTATCATTTTGGATCTTTCCACCAGACCTCGTCCGCAAACCAATTTAGATCTTTCCATCAGACCTCTTCCACAAATAAATTCGGATCTATCCATTAAACCTCGTCCCCAAATCAATTTGGATCTATCTATCAGACCTAGTCCCCAAATTAATTTGGATCTTTCCATCAGGCCTCCTGGTAATCCCTACTGA